A genomic stretch from Strongyloides ratti genome assembly S_ratti_ED321, chromosome : 1 includes:
- a CDS encoding Protein-tyrosine phosphatase, receptor/non-receptor type domain and Protein-tyrosine/Dual specificity phosphatase domain and Protein-tyrosine phosphatase, catalytic domain-containing protein — protein MFLVFNQFKTLWLLLLITFTRCEGSTYGTFFPSVPKEINQTTFPVNINSNSSSDVILLKLPSHNYKHGHQEDEFFENPNIAEFPSIIRNGNKTFLWIPLVYSLSGPQIINCGTITNTHRNGTLQKLRWKFNFNWQLAPKPYMMAKRVTINNQLPITEQCGNDQKKILKFTKDKTGKIFQLNLVNDELKTSDELPHANKLYYLFTIPEDTYKKEIAEPCMILRAVNDRPLMVINGYNSTQKSLNNIDIDVIKFDYLETSLTIQLLLKNQPNLKDFYKNEEILITKVIFTKNGVKEVPNSNKTTKGTFSLNGYELLKFSYDYPSTGSNHMITKIFYFAPPQKHYKFPLEYVLYSSNETVVRPNCSINGFSFGYLYSINYINKKIVNLTELNANGVAKDGLYRSGDFVFTSDLKDFNTTLECLYNTPNGDITLVHSFLHSDKASFEVDKDGKRYLNVDEDKVTINKVKKSRFEEFKEKFGLAGIIFIFVGIVIIVILIIIGIIGLIMLKKIKLYIRRRKMTSKYPNIFALWKEVSNANLEEYCKIVQDKEYIPDKLKNQSSSMKIEGDEEMDFDTGSIFDSSLVKCFKSIFGEIRAHCIDDVSPERNYIISDGPTPESVKYFWELLYKEDVAVVISMIYQDNDEDPETSNKLLYWPETNQTYGNVTVKFLEKLPTNLINVKVLKFSMTMKGEKPKELTLFHVSYWKEHTIPNTDLHLTNLYLEVSECAGNGNVLVHASRSAGSRVFIFTYFCCILETMKTDPSIYNPMDIIKEIREKRYGGNISSMEYAYLLKALLSNFFDNKMLISENNERINFANEYEHYLYKLDVHKGNMDRRFKRFLQFISVLDDGKLRELCVQFDKIGMMNNKALLENCKNFYNANKDADDKNRYNNIECLDKTAVNINGYDSKDIRGYIHANQMIYKYGDEKERKIIMCQAPLQTTVDDMYDMIFRYKIGIIVVLVSIKEITKKDKCYAYFPTNVKEKKLSRYTVMFIGKKIDNENHIIEYDYTILNKEKISHNFKILQYVNWPDKIIPNESKTIHELYKKIINLDNNCYIAIHCSAGIGRTGTLALAIYMIDMIISGKSFDPIKCLETLRSHRYKAVQNKMQFIFSLSIVYEHFKNKIDEMDSEAYKNFTTMSKKIFREHKQYKG, from the exons ATGTTTCTGGTTTTTAACCAATTCAAAACTCTCTGGCTGCTACTTCTGATAACCTTCACACGATGTGAAGGAAGTACTTATGGAACCTTCTTTCCTTCGGTTCCTAAGGAAATCAATCAAACCACATTTCCAGTTAACATCAATTCAAACTCTTCATCGgatgtaattttattgaagCTTCCAAGTCACAATTACAAACATGGACATCAAGAAGACGAATTTTTTGAAAACCCGAATATAGCTGAATTTCCATCAATAATTCGAAATggaaataaaacatttttatggATACCTCTGGTATATAGCCTCTCTGGACCtcaaataattaattgtGGAACTATTACAAATACGCACAGAAACGGAACGCTTCAGAAATTAAGATGGAAGTTCAATTTTAACTGGCAGCTCGCTCCAAAACCTTATATGATGGCAAAACGGGTTACAATAAATAACCAACTTCCAATTACCGAACAATGTGGCAatgatcaaaaaaaaattttaaaatttacaaaggACAAAACAGGGAAGATATTTCAACTCAACTTAGTTAATGATGAGTTGAAAACATCTGACGAGCTTCCACATGCAAACAAACTTTATTATCTGTTTACAATACCTGAAGATACTTATAAAAAGGAGATTGCTGAGCCTTGTATGATCTTAAGAGCTGTCAATGACAGACCACTAATGGTAATAAATGGTTACAATTCTACCCAAAAATCGCTCAACAATATAGACATTGATGTCATTAAATTTGACTATTTGGAAACGTCTCTTACAATTCAACtccttttaaaaaatcaaccaaatttaaaagatttctACAAAAAcgaagaaattttaataaccaaagttatttttacaaaGAATGGAGTTAAAGAAGTACCAAACTCCAACAAAACTACCAAGGGAACCTTCTCATTAAATGGATATGAGCTTTTAAAATTCTCCTATGATTACCCGTCGACTGGAAGCAACCATATGATAACGAAGATCTTCTATTTCGCACCACCacaaaaacattataaatttcCATTGGAATATGTTCTCTACTCATCAAATGAGACGGTGGTCAGACCAAATTGTTCAATTAATGGATTCAGTTTTGGATACCTTTATTCAATTaattacattaataaaaagatagtTAATCTAACTGAGTTGAATGCTAATGGAGTAGCAAAAGATGGTTTGTATCGTTCTGGTGATTTTGTCTTCACATCAGATCTTAAAGATTTCAATACAACTTTAGAATGTCTTTACAATACGCCTAATGGAGATATCACTTTAGTTCATTCGTTTTTACATAGTGACAAAGCAAGTTTTGAAGTAGACAAAGAtggaaaaagatatttaaatgtGGATGAAGATAAAGTAactataaataaagttaaaaaatcaCGATTTGAAGAATTTAAGGAAAAATTTGGATTGGCtggtataatttttatttttgttggAATCGTTATTATTGTTATCTTAATTATTATTGGTATCATTGGTCTGATTATgctgaaaaaaataaaattgtatattagAAGAAGGAAAATGACATCTAAATATCCTAATATATTTGCATTGTGGAAAGAAGTATCAAATGCAAATTTGGAAGAGTATTGTAAAATAGTTCAAGACAAAGAATATATTCcggataaattaaaaaatcaatcGTCTTCAATGAAAATAGAAGGTGATGAAGAGATGGATTTCGATACAGGTTCTATTTTCGATTCTTCCTTGgtcaaatgttttaaatcAATCTTTGGAGAAATAAGAGCTCATTGCATTGATGATGTCTCACCGGaaagaaattatattatctCTGATGGACCTACACCTGAAagtgtaaaatatttttgggAGTTACTTTACAAAGAGGATGTCGCAGTTGTTATTTCAATGATTTATCAAGATAATGATGAAGACCCAGAAACAAgtaataaattgttatattgGCCAGAAACAAATCAGACTTATGGAAATGTTACTGTTAAATTTTTGGAAAAACTCCCAACAAAtcttataaatgttaaagttttaaaatttagcATGACTATGAAAGGAGAAAAACCAAAGGAACTAACACTTTTTCATGTTAGTTATTGGAAAGAACATACAATACCGAATACGGATTTGCATTTAACTAACCTATACTTAGAGGTTTCTGAATGTGCTGGAAATGGGAATGTTCTCGTTCATGCTTCACGTAGTGCTGGATCACGTGTATTcatatttacatatttttgttGTATTTTGGAAACAATGAAAACTGATCCTTCAATTTATAATCCAAtggatattataaaagaaattcgTGAAAAGCGTTATGGTGGAAACATCTCTTCTATGGAATATGCTTACTTATTGAAAGCACTACTATCAAATTTCTTTGACAACAAGATGTTAATTAGtgaaaataatgaaagaataaattttgcCAATGAATATGAACATTATCTTTACAAGTTAGATGTTCATAAAGGTAACATGGATAGAAGATTCAAGcgttttttacaatttattagTGTTCTTGATGATGGAAAATTAAGAGAACTTTGTGTtcaatttgataaaattggAATGATGAATAATAAAGCACTTCTTGAAAACtgtaaaaatttctataatgCTAATAAAGATGCTGATGATAAAAATCGTTACAATAACATAGAATGTCTTGATAAAACAGCAGTAAATATTAATGGATATGATTCTAAAGATATTCGTGGTTATATACATGCTAATCAAATGATCTATAAGTATGGTGATGAAAaggaaagaaaaattattatgtgtCAG gcACCACTACAGACAACAGTTGATGATATGTATGACATGATTTTTAGATACAAGATCGGAATCATTGTCGTACTTGTCAGTATAAAGGAAATAACGAAGAAAGATAAATGTTATGCATATTTCCCAACAaatgttaaagaaaaaaaattaagtagATACACTGTCATGTTTAttggtaaaaaaattgataatgaaaatCATATTATTGAATATGATTACACAATTTtgaataaagaaaaaatttcacataattttaaaattcttcaATACGTTAATTGGCCTGATAAaa tcatACCTAATGAAAGTAAAACTATTCATGAACTGTacaaaaagattataaatcttgacaataattgttatatagCAATTCATTGTAGTGCAGGAATAGGAAGAACCGGAACATTAGCATTAGCTATTTATATGATCGATATGATCATTTCTGGTAAATCTTTCGATCCAATAAAATGTTTGGAAACACTTAGATCGCACCGCTATAAAGCAGTTCAAAATAAGATGCAATTTATCTTTTCATTATCAATTGTTTAtgaacattttaaaaataagatagaTGAAATGGATTCTGAAgcttacaaaaattttacaacaaTGTCAAAAAAAATCTTTCGCGAACATAAACAATATAAAGGATaa
- a CDS encoding Spectrin beta chain, erythrocytic, producing MDFLKSFKTGEKNLKKSNLHDERISKQKKTYTRWVNNVLQDCKSNHRVRELYDDLRNGIILSDIVYAFTGVKLKTSIPLSVDDKAVMSSNLSLVLEAMRNDGVDLVNNNIGDIIDGKPKIILGLIWQMILHYDIRRSIQYHQELSYSDPDQSFSSFENGSVKSYKSSPTSKIKNVVMSPINSLKKRKEKKKKTIERGQCNKIILTWLEKEICIPYGIKITNFSSDWKDGVAFMALIHRFCPSLVDMDTVKVSPPHVNISEAFRYASECLNIKNILEVEDVLCDLPEDSAITLYVSQFMGIDALRVKEENKSNVKINEELQSSDEISLSDDSGNVHENNTIVVEKVVIREEDIEEEITKRQFLLASGPLSTVSEESCEDVSMDSYYPRNTCKPTKDVVYEDADVYPVEYIRGQNDSSMLSSTTNDSVFERSSFSKDIQSNKGNHLFSENNNLPSSCDYTESYDRGLANIFSSIFGDGTSQDDRSINNLGDVESATCYVQQLTSSVGLGMEICENNSTSFNCQSSDDYESDDDVIECCLDEMSPVKNRSFFDDSQGSNSTSETVIESTTSVNLDVVETVEHLVDVVSLLLDNELSFKPMDEMMVSTEHSDTDTTEIENEELIEEDLGCCGDINVISKLDSVKETKERLNSRCEEGEGDNACEDNLSGTHSPSEDTNNNFRLMSWLISPIEKVYEIMNDSTPLEGLDSSYPILKARSLQDCDAEQNVDVSSEELTGNATLDLNTSYSVVNQSLTAPDNTDDLENVGDRNDLTVGSLLDKVDHVKKLVEDIASIVPPISGTSAVNNDLSNSINGELVSLDFPEKTIEEQIKDLAETAKTLSDAYIERLQEIDESSESRTNNSEVSSNGVESFTDTETPDDEYEDLPPLTFEHTIKIRSEFNGNDMGSNSKTDSLSNKNTTLRRRYTTLNEVDLIKDSDEKSEGNIKNDDNKASISQAGEVRGTRYSYGFSLLLLFVLILSLLAYLIYDCSTCSSNCHSTSSSLCCISFQMKLHKLRGQVPF from the exons AGCTATGAGGAACGATGGAGTAGACTTGGTAAATAACAATATTGGTGATATAATTGATGGTAAAcctaaaattatattagGATTAATTTGGCAAATGATACTCCATTATGATATCAGGAGAAGTATTCAGTATCATCAAGAATTATCTTATTCTGATCCAGACCAGTCATTTTCTTCATTTGAAAATGGTTCTGTTAAATCTTATAAATCTAGTCCAACAAGTAAAATCAAAAATGTAGTAATGTCTCCGATAAATAgtttgaaaaaaagaaaagagaaaaagaagaagacCATTGAAAGAGGACAATGTAATAAGATAATTTTGACATGGTTGGAAAAAGAAATTTGTATTCCATATGGAATCAAgataacaaatttttcaaGTGATTGGAAAGACGGTGTTGCTTTTATGGCTTTAATTCATAGATTCTGTCCATCATTAGTTGATATGGATACTGTTAAAGTGTCACCACCTCATGTTAATATTTCAGAAGCTTTTAGATATGCGTCAGAGTgtcttaatataaaaaatatcttagAAGTAGAAGATGTTTTGTGTGATTTACCTGAAGATAGTGCTATAACATTGTATGTCTCTCAATTTATGGGAATTGATGCGTTACGAGTcaaagaagaaaataaaagcaatgtaaaaattaatgaggAGTTACAAAGTTCAGATGAGATTTCGTTATCAGATGATTCTGGTAATGTTCATGAAAACAATACAATTGTTGTTGAAAAGGTTGTTATTAGAGAAGAAGATATTGAGGAAGAAATTACCAAAAGACAGTTTCTTCTAGCTAGTGGTCCATTATCTACAGTAAGTGAAGAAAGTTGTGAGGATGTGTCAATGGACAGTTATTATCCAAGAAATACTTGCAAACCTACAAAGGATGTTGTCTATGAAGATGCCGACGTGTATCCAGTAGAGTATATCAGAGGACAAAATGATAGTTCTATGTTATCTTCAACAACAAATGATAGTGTCTTTGAAAGAAGTTCTTTTTCAAAAGATATTCAATCTAATAAGGGCAATCATTTGTTtagtgaaaataataatttgcCATCGTCATGTGACTATACTGAATCCTATGATCGTGGCTtagcaaatattttttcatcaatatTTGGTGATGGAACTTCACAAGATGATAGAAGCATTAACAATTTGGGAGACGTGGAAAGCGCTACGTGCTATGTTCAACAATTAACTTCTTCTGTAGGATTAGGTATGGAAATCTGTGAAAACAATAGTACATCTTTTAATTGTCAGTCAAGCGATGACTACGAAAGTGATGATGATGTTATCGAGTGTTGTCTAGATGAAATGTCTCCAGTTAAAAATAGGAGTTTTTTTGATGATTCTCAGGGGAGTAATTCAACATCAGAAACAGTAATTGAATCAACTACTTCTGTTAATTTAGACGTTGTTGAAACAGTAGAACATCTTGTAGATGTTGTTTCCTTATTATTGGATAATGAGTTGTCATTTAAACCTATGGATGAGATGATGGTTTCAACTGAACATTCTGATACGGATACTACAGAAATTGAAAATGAAGAACTCATAGAAGAGGACCTCGGATGTTGTGGTGATATTAATGTGATTAGTAAATTAGATAGTGTAAAGGAAACTAAAGAAAGATTAAACAGTAGATGTGAAGAAGGCGAAGGAGACAATGCATGTGAAGATAATTTGAGCGGAACTCATTCTCCTTCAGAAGACACTAATAATAACTTCCGTTTAATGTCATGGTTAATATCACCTATTGAGAAAGTTTATGAGATAATGAACGACAGTACGCCATTAGAAGGTCTAGATAGTTCATATCCAATTCTCAAAGCAAGAAGTTTGCAAGATTGCGACGCTGAACAAAATGTGGATGTTAGCTCCGAGGAACTAACTGGAAATGCTACACTTGATTTAAATACTTCATATTCAGTAGTAAATCAGTCTTTAACTGCTCCTGATAATACAGATGATCTGGAAAATGTAGGAGATAGAAATGATTTGACAGTTGGATCTCTTCTGGATAAAGTTGATCATGTAAAGAAATTGGTTGAAGATATAGCGTCTATTGTGCCACCAATCTCAGGAACTTCTGCTGTGAACAATGATTTAAGTAATAGCATAAACGGAGAATTAGTTTCATTAGATTTTCCTGAAAAGACGATTGAAGAACAAATTAAAGATTTGGCTGAGACAGCTAAAACGCTTTCTGATGCTTACATTGAAAGATTACAAGAAATAGATGAAAGTTCTGAATCAAGAACTAACAATAGTGAAGTTTCATCCAATGGAGTAGAAAGTTTTACTGACACAGAAACTCCGGACGATGAATATGAGGATTTACCACCACTTACATTTGAACATACAATTAAAATTCGTTCAGAATTTAATGGAAATGATATGGGTAGTAATAGTAAAACTGACAGTTTATCAAACAAGAATACAACTTTGAGAAGGAGATATACTACATTAAATGAAGTGGATTTAATTAAAGATTCAGATGAAAAGTCGGAAGGGAATATAAAGAATGATGATAATAAAGCGTCCATATCACAAGCCGGAGAGGTTCGAGGAACTAGATATTCATATGGCTTTTCATTGCTTTTACTTTTT GTTTTGATACTGAGTCTTTTAGCTTATCTCATCTACGATTGTTCAACATGTTCCAGCAATTGTCATTCAACCTCCTCATCTTTATGTTGCATTTCATTTCAAATGAAACTTCATAAATTAAGAGGCCAAGTaccattttaa